The following DNA comes from Kaistia sp. 32K.
CGCCTATGTCGAGGCGAAGCAGGCGCAGAACGTGCTCGATTACGACGACCTGCTGCTTTACTGGGCCCATCTGATGGCTGAGCCGTCGATCTCGGCCGAGATCGCCGAGCGCTTCGACCATGTGCTGGTCGACGAATACCAGGACACCAACCGCCTGCAGGCTTCCGTCCTGCTCGGGCTGAAGCCGAAGGGCGAGGGTCTGACTGTGGTCGGCGACGACGCGCAGTCGATCTATTCCTTCCGCGCCGCGACGGTGCGCAACATTCTCGATTTTCCCGCCCATTTCACGCCGCCGGCCGAGATCGTCACGCTGGAGCGCAACTACCGCTCGACCCAGCCGATCCTCGCCGCTGCCAACGGCGTCATCGGGCTTGCTACCGAGCGCTTCACCAAGAACCTCTGGACCGAGCGCGACAGCGGCGCGAAACCGCAGCTCGTCACCGTGCGCGGCGAGGCCGAGCAGGCGCGCTATGTCGTCGAAACGGTGCTGGAGGCGCGCGAGCGCGGCGTCGCGCTGAAGGAGCAGGCGGTGATGTTCCGCGCCGCGCATCACTCCGGCCCGCTCGAATTCGAGCTGACCCGGCGCAACATCCCCTTCGTCAAGTTCGGCGGGCTGAAATTCCTCGACGCGGCGCATGTGAAGGACCTGCTCGCCGTGCTGCGCTTCGTCGAGAACCCGCGCGACCGCGTCGCCGGCTTTCGCGTGGCGCAATTGCTGCCGGGCGTCGGGCCGGGCACCGCCGGCAAGATGCTGGACGCGATGGCAGGCGCGGCGGATCCGGTCGCGGCGCTCGTCGACTTCAAGCCGCCGCAGAAGACCGCGGCCGACTGGCCTCCCTTCGTCGAACTGATCGACGCGCTCAAGGGGAGGGGCATGGGCTGGCCGGCCGAGATCGAGGCGGTCAGAAACTGGTACGAGCCGCATCTGGAACGCATCCACGAGGACGCGACGGTGCGCCTCGCCGATCTCGTGCAGCTGGAGCAGATCGCCGGCGGCTATGCCTCGCGCGAGCGGTTTTTGACCGAGCTGACGCTCGATCCGCCCGACGCGACGAGCGGCGAGGCGGGCGTGCCGATGCTCGACGAGGATTATCTCATTCTCTCGACCGTGCATTCCGCCAAGGGGCAGGAATGGAAATCGGCCTTTGTGCTGAATGTCGTCGACGGCTGCATGCCGATCGATCTCTCGACCGGCACGGCGGAAGAAATCGAGGAGGAGCGGCGGCTGCTCTATGTCGCGATGACGCGGGCGAAGGACGAGCTGCACCTCGTCATGCCGCAGCGCTTCTTCGTCACGCAGCAGACGCGCGGTGGCGACCGCCACGTCTACGCGACGCGCACCCGCTTCATCCCCTCGGCGATCCTCTCTCTGTTCGAGCAGGTGATCTGGCCGCCGGTAGCGAACGAAGCCCCGGGCGCCGTGGCGCAGCCACGCGTGCCGGTCGACATCGCGGCCCGGATGCGGGGCATGTGGAAGTAGGGGGAGAGACCCTCACCCCAGCCCTCTCCCGCAAGCGGGAGAGGGGGCAAGCGAGCTCGGGATAGGCCCTGCCGTTGAAGCGCGATCGCGGACCCCAGGCTCGCCGTCATCCCTGCGAAAGCAGGGATCCATGCCGCTGAAGCCTCGTGAAACGCCCGGCAACCCGGCTGAATGGATCCCGGGTCTCCGCCCGGGATGACGGGGAGTTCTACCCACACTTCCGCGCAAGCGCCGTCGGGCGCTGAGTGGCAGTCAGCGGAGCCCCCGCTGGTCGGGGGCAGGCGCGGTCGGCTCCCTCTCCCGCTTGTGGGAGAGGGTTGGGGTGAGGGGCTTTCCGGACCTCACGCGTCCTGCAGGCAGACCCGCAGGCGGTGGCCGTCGGGGTCGAGGGCGACGAAGGTGGGGCCGAAATCGAGCACCGTCAGTTCCTGTTCGATCTCGAGTCCGCGCGCCCGCCAGTCGGCATAGAGCGCGTCGATCTTCGGCTTGTCCTCGACCATGAAGACGATCTCGCCATTGGCGCCGTTCGCGCTCGCGGTGGTGGCGGGCTTCGCCTGGCCGCGGGCCCAGAGGCCGAGCGTGATGCCGTTGTCGAGCGGCAGGGCGGCGAAGTTGGGAGACTCGTGCGCCGCCGGCTGGCCGAGCAGGTCGGCATAGAAGGCGGCGCTGGCGGCGGTGTCGTCGACATAGAGCAGGATCATGTTCGGGGTCGTCATGGTGTTGCCTCCGTTGTGGATGGAGGCAGGTTAGACGCTCATGCTGTCAGTTTATGGCAGCATTGTCGGATGGCTGATGCCCTCGGCGATCTTCCATTCCTTCAAGAGAACCTGCCGCCGGCGCGGATAGCGCGTCTCCGTCACCACGAGATCGCTGATCCGCTCGGTGCGGAAATGGCGAAAATCCTGCCGCGTCTCGCACCAGGCGACGAGCATCCGCACCCGTTCGAAGAAGCCGAGCGCGAAGGGCCAGACCGTTCGTTTGGAGGCGGCGCCGGCCGCGTCCGTATAGGCGAAAGAGAGCTTCCGCTCCCGGCGGATCGCCGCGCGGACGAGGGCGAGGTCGACGCCCGGCGTCTCGGTCGAGCTCGTCCCGACCAAGAGCGCCGAACTGTCGAGATCCTCGCGCAGATCCGCCGGCAGCACGGCGGCGATCTTGGCGAGCGCGTTGCCGGCTGCCAGCGCCAGCCGGGGATCGGCGCGTTTCGACACCCAGCGCGAGCCGAGCACCAGCGCCTCGATCTCGTCCTCGGAAAACATCAGCGGCGGCAGCAGGAAGCCGGGCTTCAGGATGTAGCCGACGCCGGCCTCGCCCTCGATCGACGCGCCCTGCGCCTGCAGCGTGGCGATGTCGCGATAGAGCGTGCGCAGGCTGACGCCGAGCTCGCCGGCAAGCACATGCCCGCTCACCGGCCGGCGATGGCGGCGCAGGATCTGGACCAGGTCGAGCAGGCGTTCGGAACGGGACATGCGGCATTCCTTTTACGCCATGATGCCATAAACTGGCAGCAGTTGTAGCTAGGGGTAAGCAAGGCCCTTACCCAACCCTCTCCCAGGGGGGGAGGGCTTTGGCCCGGCGGGCTGCATCGGTCGGGGGAACCTGCCGAGGCGCGATGCGCTCCCTCTCCCCCTGGGAGAGGGTTGGGGTGAGGGCCCTTCGGCCTCACGACTTCCTCAGCCCGGAATCCGATCGACAGACCCTCCCGCGCCCCTTTCGAGGATGACGGGCACTTCGCTGTGTCCTCGGCTGACTCCGGTTGACTCTCGATCACTTTGGAGTCGTATTAGAACAAATAGAGAACATGAGAAGATGGATCGGGCAAGAACAGACGACGATGAGTACCGCGAAGGCGACCCTTTCCGCATTGCGACAGCGCATTGCGACGATCGAGGCGACGGCCGGAATGCCGGGCGTCGCCTCGTCGCGGTCGCGCATCGCGATCGATCGCGACCTTGTCGACGCGGCGCTGGGCGGTGGGCTGGCGCGCGGTGCGCTGCATGAGATTCATGCCGCCACCGGCGCCGACAACATCGCCGCGAGCGGCTTCTCGCTGGCGCTGGCGCTGGCGGCCGCCCCCGCCGGCCGGCCGATCGTCTGGATCCGGCAGGATTATGCCGCGCAGGAGGGCGGCGGCCTCCATGGCGACGGCCTCGCCGCGCTCGGGCTCGATCCGGCGGCGCTGATCCTGGTTCGCCTGCGCGATTCCCTCGCCGTGCTGCGCGCCGGCGGCGAGGCGGCGCGCTGCGCAGCCCTCGGCGCCGTCATCGTCGAGCCCTGGGGCGAGCCGAAGGCGCTCGACCTGACGGTGCAGCGCCGCTTCCAGCTCGCCGCCGAGGCGTCGGGCGTGACGGTCTTCCTGCTTCGTCCCGGCGCGCGGCCGATGCCCGGCGGGGCGGAGACGCGCTGGCAGGTCGCCGCCGGCCCGGCGACGCCGCTTGCCATGAACGCGCCCGGCCACCCGACCTTCGACCTGACCTTGTTGCGCCATCGCCACGGCCCTCCCGGCGGCCCGTGGCGGCTGGAGTGGAACCGCGATGAAAAGCTCTTCAAGCCCCCGGCGCTATTGCGCGATCCGGCTGCCGTTCCTCGCCTCGAACCGGCTGCGCCGCCGGCCGAACGCGCCGCATTCCGGCTTGCCGGCTGAGACGCCGCTCGTCATCGTCGAGAAGGCGAAGGGTGCGATTGCGATCGCCGCGCCCGACGCGGCGGCGATCGACCTCGGCCTCGCGCCGGGCCTGTCGCTGGCCGAGGCGCGGGCGCGGCTCTCCGATCTCGTCGTCGCCGAGCACGACCCGGCCGCCGATGACGCGCTGGTGGAGGCGATCGCCGACTGGTGCGACCGCTACACGCCGCTCGTCGCCCGCCATGGCGCGCGCGGGCTGATGCTCGACATCACCGGCGTCGCCCATCTCTTCAAGGGCGAGGCGGCGCTGCTCGACGACCTCCTGACCCGCCTCGACGGGCTTGGCCTGACCGCCTTCGGCGCGATCGCCGGCGCCCCGGCGACGGCCCGCGCGCTGGCGCGCTCGCCGCGCCGCACCGT
Coding sequences within:
- a CDS encoding ATP-dependent helicase, with the protein product MTAAHLAKLNTDQRRAVEFGITTPERGPLLVIAGAGSGKTNTLAHRVAHLILNGADPRRILLMTFSRRAASEMARRVERIASAALGDKAGILTDALAWSGTFHGVGAKILREHAQWIGLDPAFTIHDREDSADLMNLVRHERGLSKKESRFPAKGTCLAIYSRVVNAETTLDEVLVRVFPWCAMWKDELKALFSAYVEAKQAQNVLDYDDLLLYWAHLMAEPSISAEIAERFDHVLVDEYQDTNRLQASVLLGLKPKGEGLTVVGDDAQSIYSFRAATVRNILDFPAHFTPPAEIVTLERNYRSTQPILAAANGVIGLATERFTKNLWTERDSGAKPQLVTVRGEAEQARYVVETVLEARERGVALKEQAVMFRAAHHSGPLEFELTRRNIPFVKFGGLKFLDAAHVKDLLAVLRFVENPRDRVAGFRVAQLLPGVGPGTAGKMLDAMAGAADPVAALVDFKPPQKTAADWPPFVELIDALKGRGMGWPAEIEAVRNWYEPHLERIHEDATVRLADLVQLEQIAGGYASRERFLTELTLDPPDATSGEAGVPMLDEDYLILSTVHSAKGQEWKSAFVLNVVDGCMPIDLSTGTAEEIEEERRLLYVAMTRAKDELHLVMPQRFFVTQQTRGGDRHVYATRTRFIPSAILSLFEQVIWPPVANEAPGAVAQPRVPVDIAARMRGMWK
- a CDS encoding VOC family protein, which gives rise to MTTPNMILLYVDDTAASAAFYADLLGQPAAHESPNFAALPLDNGITLGLWARGQAKPATTASANGANGEIVFMVEDKPKIDALYADWRARGLEIEQELTVLDFGPTFVALDPDGHRLRVCLQDA
- a CDS encoding YafY family protein — encoded protein: MSRSERLLDLVQILRRHRRPVSGHVLAGELGVSLRTLYRDIATLQAQGASIEGEAGVGYILKPGFLLPPLMFSEDEIEALVLGSRWVSKRADPRLALAAGNALAKIAAVLPADLREDLDSSALLVGTSSTETPGVDLALVRAAIRRERKLSFAYTDAAGAASKRTVWPFALGFFERVRMLVAWCETRQDFRHFRTERISDLVVTETRYPRRRQVLLKEWKIAEGISHPTMLP
- a CDS encoding ImuA family protein, with amino-acid sequence MSTAKATLSALRQRIATIEATAGMPGVASSRSRIAIDRDLVDAALGGGLARGALHEIHAATGADNIAASGFSLALALAAAPAGRPIVWIRQDYAAQEGGGLHGDGLAALGLDPAALILVRLRDSLAVLRAGGEAARCAALGAVIVEPWGEPKALDLTVQRRFQLAAEASGVTVFLLRPGARPMPGGAETRWQVAAGPATPLAMNAPGHPTFDLTLLRHRHGPPGGPWRLEWNRDEKLFKPPALLRDPAAVPRLEPAAPPAERAAFRLAG